A single window of Nicotiana sylvestris chromosome 5, ASM39365v2, whole genome shotgun sequence DNA harbors:
- the LOC138869204 gene encoding uncharacterized protein, with translation MGGGMHETDMPSYSLGIYDTPGTSQVTPSGQFLITGSDFQGVELGRYFPGPSTTDESRPIRDFDSGHRLSYGSSSHAQASCDAATDDYIQDPDTIMPSTGPDSTTDTCHPVPHPAIRRRLDDDDPDSVPWRQGMHLRPTATLRHTGCGTH, from the exons atgggaggtggcatgcatgagaccgacatgccgtcttacagccttggcatttatgacactccagggacgtcgcaggtgaccccatcgggtcaattcttgatcacgggctcggattttcaaggagtggagttgggtagatatttccctggcccgtctaccactgatgagtctcgaccgatccgagattttgatagtgggcaccgactgagttatggcagctcatcacatgcgcag gcttcatgcgatgctgcgacagatgactacattcaggatccagacacgattatg ccttctactggacctgacagcaccaccgatacatgtcatcctgtgCCACATCCAgccataaggagacgacttgatgatgatgatcctgatagcgtaccctGGCGGCAGGGGATGCACCTCAGGCCAACGGCTactttgagacacaccggatgcgggacacattga